In the Maribacter sp. MJ134 genome, one interval contains:
- the gyrB gene encoding DNA topoisomerase (ATP-hydrolyzing) subunit B: MSEEAKNEDEAKKDDAVNKVPEITGKDYSADSIQALEGMEHVRMRPSMYIGDVGVRGLHHLVYEVVDNSIDEAMGGHCDRISVTINEDNSITTRDNGRGIPVGMHKKEGVSALEVVMTKIGAGGKFDKDSYKVSGGLHGVGVSCVNALSSHLRATVFKDGKIWEQEYERGKALYPVKTIGECTEEDRGTEVTFLPDTTIFTQTIEYSYETLSSRMRELSYLNKGVTITITDKRQKDDKGEFVSEVFHSTEGLKEFVKFLDGNRESLIQNVISMEGEKNDIPVEVAMIYNTSYTENLHSYVNNINTHEGGTHLSGFRRGLTSTLKKYADSSGMLDKLKFEIQGDDFREGLTAIVSVKVAEPQFEGQTKTKLGNREVSSAVSQAVSEMLTNYLEEHPEDAKVIIQKVVLAATARHAATKAREMVQRKTVMSIGGLPGKLSDCSEQDPAQCEVFLVEGDSAGGTAKQGRDRKFQAILPLRGKILNVEKAMPHRVFENEEIKNIYTALGVTIGTEEDSKALNLEKLRYHKVVIMCDADVDGSHIETLILTFFFRYMRELIEGGHVYIATPPLYLVKKGQKKRYAWNDEERDAIADSYSGGVSIQRYKGLGEMNAEQLWDTTMNPDFRTLRQITIENATETDRVFSMLMGDEVPPRREFIEKNAVYANIDT; encoded by the coding sequence ATGAGCGAAGAAGCAAAAAACGAGGACGAGGCAAAGAAGGATGATGCGGTAAATAAAGTGCCAGAAATTACAGGCAAGGACTATTCTGCAGATAGTATTCAGGCCTTGGAAGGTATGGAGCATGTACGCATGCGACCATCAATGTATATAGGAGATGTTGGTGTAAGAGGTTTGCACCATTTGGTGTATGAAGTCGTCGATAATTCCATCGATGAGGCCATGGGTGGACACTGCGATAGAATTTCGGTAACCATCAACGAAGATAATTCCATTACTACCAGGGATAATGGTAGGGGTATTCCTGTTGGGATGCATAAAAAAGAAGGCGTATCTGCACTAGAAGTCGTAATGACCAAAATTGGTGCAGGTGGTAAATTCGATAAAGACTCCTATAAGGTATCCGGTGGTCTACACGGTGTTGGTGTTTCTTGTGTAAACGCTTTATCCAGTCATTTAAGGGCTACAGTCTTCAAGGACGGAAAAATATGGGAACAGGAATACGAGCGTGGTAAGGCACTATATCCGGTGAAGACCATAGGAGAGTGTACTGAAGAAGATAGGGGAACCGAGGTTACCTTCTTGCCGGACACTACCATCTTTACCCAGACAATTGAGTATAGTTACGAGACGCTTTCTAGCAGAATGCGTGAACTCTCTTATTTAAATAAGGGCGTTACCATTACCATAACGGATAAAAGACAGAAAGATGACAAAGGAGAATTCGTTTCTGAGGTCTTCCACTCAACAGAAGGCTTAAAGGAATTCGTTAAGTTTTTAGATGGTAATAGAGAATCACTGATACAGAACGTGATTTCAATGGAAGGGGAAAAAAATGATATTCCCGTGGAAGTTGCAATGATTTACAATACAAGTTACACAGAGAATTTGCATTCCTATGTAAACAATATAAACACGCACGAAGGAGGTACACATTTATCCGGTTTCAGAAGGGGTTTAACCTCTACCTTAAAGAAGTATGCGGATTCTTCAGGAATGTTAGATAAGTTGAAGTTTGAAATACAAGGGGATGATTTCCGTGAGGGATTAACAGCTATAGTTTCCGTTAAGGTCGCCGAGCCACAGTTTGAAGGTCAGACCAAAACAAAACTAGGTAATAGGGAAGTATCATCAGCGGTAAGCCAGGCGGTTTCCGAGATGCTGACCAATTATTTGGAAGAACACCCCGAAGATGCTAAAGTCATTATACAAAAAGTTGTGTTAGCGGCTACCGCCAGACATGCGGCCACTAAGGCCCGTGAAATGGTGCAGCGTAAGACCGTAATGAGCATAGGAGGGTTGCCGGGGAAATTATCGGATTGTTCTGAGCAAGACCCCGCACAGTGTGAGGTATTCTTAGTTGAGGGAGATTCTGCAGGCGGTACCGCAAAACAAGGTCGCGATAGAAAGTTCCAAGCAATTTTGCCCCTTCGTGGTAAAATTCTGAACGTGGAAAAAGCGATGCCTCACCGAGTTTTCGAAAATGAGGAAATAAAGAATATTTATACTGCTCTAGGGGTGACCATAGGTACGGAGGAGGACAGTAAGGCCCTGAATCTGGAAAAACTACGTTATCATAAAGTGGTGATTATGTGTGATGCCGATGTTGACGGTAGTCACATCGAAACACTCATCCTAACTTTTTTCTTTAGATATATGAGAGAACTCATAGAGGGAGGTCATGTTTACATAGCCACACCTCCTTTATATCTTGTGAAGAAAGGACAGAAAAAACGTTACGCCTGGAATGATGAGGAACGTGATGCTATAGCGGATTCTTACAGCGGAGGAGTTAGTATTCAGCGTTATAAAGGTCTGGGTGAGATGAATGCGGAACAATTATGGGATACGACCATGAATCCGGATTTTAGGACCCTACGTCAAATTACCATTGAAAATGCAACGGAAACCGACCGCGTATTTTCTATGTTAATGGGCGATGAGGTGCCGCCAAGAAGAGAATTTATTGAGAAAAATGCTGTTTATGCGAACATTGACACATAG
- the asnB gene encoding asparagine synthase B, whose translation MCGIVCAFDVKESTEVLRPQLLEMSKKIRHRGPDWSGIYSNEKAVLAHERLAIVDPASGKQPLLSADGSLVLAANGEIYNHRELRKQFEGSYDFKTESDCEVILALYQEKGVSFLDEMNGIFGFTIYDAAKDEYFVARDHMGIIPLYMGWDQNGTFYVASELKALEGTCTKIELFPPGHYLHSSDGELKKWYSRDWMEYDSVKENETSIQEIKEALEAAVHRQLMSDVPYGVLLSGGLDSSVTSAIAKKYAQKRVESDDTTEAWWPQLHSFSVGLEGSPDLAAAQKVADHIGTVHHEIKFTIQEGLDAIRDVIYNLETYDITTIRASTPMYLMARVIKSMGIKMVLSGEGADELFGGYLYFHKAPNPKEFHEETVRKLDKLHMYDCLRANKSLAAWGIEGRVPFLDKEFMDVAMRINPKDKMINGERMEKWVVRKAFEDMLPESVAWRQKEQFSDGVGYSWIDTLKEVVAAEVSDEQLANAKFRFPLQTPTAKEEFYYRSIFEQHFPSDAAALCVPQEPSVACSTKIALEWDEAFKNMNDPSGRAVAAVHDDAYVK comes from the coding sequence ATGTGTGGAATTGTATGTGCATTCGACGTAAAGGAAAGTACAGAGGTCTTAAGGCCTCAATTGTTGGAAATGTCAAAAAAAATCAGACATAGAGGTCCGGATTGGAGTGGAATATATTCTAATGAGAAAGCTGTTTTGGCGCATGAGCGTTTGGCTATTGTAGATCCTGCTTCTGGAAAACAACCATTATTAAGTGCCGATGGTTCATTGGTGCTAGCCGCAAACGGAGAAATTTACAATCATAGGGAACTACGCAAGCAATTTGAAGGTAGTTATGATTTTAAAACAGAATCCGATTGCGAAGTGATTTTAGCACTATATCAGGAAAAAGGAGTTTCTTTCTTGGATGAAATGAACGGAATTTTCGGATTTACCATTTATGATGCCGCCAAGGATGAGTACTTCGTGGCTCGTGACCATATGGGAATTATTCCGTTGTACATGGGATGGGACCAAAATGGGACATTTTATGTTGCTTCGGAATTAAAGGCGTTGGAAGGGACCTGTACCAAAATAGAACTATTTCCCCCAGGGCATTACTTGCATAGTTCGGATGGTGAACTTAAAAAATGGTACTCTAGGGATTGGATGGAATATGATTCCGTTAAGGAGAACGAGACCAGCATACAGGAAATAAAGGAGGCCTTGGAGGCAGCCGTTCACAGACAATTAATGTCAGATGTGCCTTATGGTGTATTACTGTCCGGAGGATTGGATTCCTCTGTAACTTCTGCTATTGCCAAAAAATATGCGCAAAAACGGGTGGAGTCAGATGATACTACAGAGGCCTGGTGGCCGCAGCTCCATTCTTTTTCGGTTGGTTTGGAAGGATCTCCCGATCTCGCTGCCGCACAAAAAGTAGCGGATCACATTGGTACGGTACACCATGAGATAAAGTTCACCATTCAAGAAGGGCTGGATGCTATACGTGATGTTATTTATAATTTGGAAACTTATGATATAACTACCATTAGGGCTTCTACGCCAATGTATTTAATGGCTAGAGTAATAAAATCCATGGGTATTAAGATGGTACTTTCAGGTGAAGGTGCAGATGAGCTTTTCGGAGGGTATCTTTACTTTCATAAAGCTCCAAATCCAAAGGAGTTTCATGAAGAAACGGTGCGTAAACTGGATAAGTTACATATGTACGATTGTCTCAGGGCAAATAAATCATTGGCAGCTTGGGGAATAGAAGGGCGTGTACCTTTTTTAGATAAAGAGTTCATGGACGTTGCCATGAGAATTAATCCCAAAGATAAGATGATCAATGGAGAGCGTATGGAAAAATGGGTGGTTCGTAAGGCATTTGAAGATATGCTGCCCGAAAGTGTTGCTTGGAGACAGAAGGAACAATTTTCGGACGGAGTTGGTTACAGTTGGATAGATACTCTAAAAGAGGTCGTTGCTGCTGAAGTTTCTGACGAGCAGTTGGCCAATGCAAAATTCAGGTTTCCTCTACAAACTCCTACGGCGAAAGAGGAATTCTATTACCGCTCTATTTTTGAACAACACTTTCCATCAGATGCGGCTGCGTTATGCGTTCCACAGGAACCTTCGGTAGCCTGTAGTACCAAGATAGCCTTGGAGTGGGACGAGGCTTTTAAAAATATGAACGACCCGTCCGGTAGGGCAGTGGCTGCCGTGCATGACGATGCTTATGTAAAATAA
- a CDS encoding DUF2911 domain-containing protein codes for MKRLLVLTTFIFALVFTTTASAQKFSGLDKSPLDMASYPSDYKVSEKVVRISYGRPQLKGRSLSELAPVGQVWRTGANEAPEITFYKDVKFGGKDIKAGTYALLTIPGEKEWTVILHSQLNQWGAYFYEDTFDVARVTAAASKDDNALEEFSITFKEVDGGAHMVMGWDTTRVAVPLMW; via the coding sequence ATGAAAAGATTATTAGTACTTACTACATTTATTTTTGCCTTGGTTTTTACAACCACCGCAAGCGCACAGAAATTTTCTGGATTGGATAAAAGTCCTTTGGATATGGCTTCTTACCCTAGCGACTACAAGGTTTCCGAAAAAGTGGTTAGAATTTCCTACGGTCGCCCACAATTAAAGGGACGTTCCCTATCTGAGCTTGCTCCTGTTGGACAAGTGTGGAGAACTGGTGCTAACGAAGCTCCTGAAATTACATTCTATAAGGATGTAAAATTCGGGGGAAAAGACATAAAGGCAGGAACCTATGCCTTGCTTACCATTCCAGGTGAAAAGGAGTGGACGGTAATTCTTCATAGCCAATTAAACCAATGGGGAGCTTATTTCTACGAGGATACTTTTGACGTAGCGCGTGTTACTGCTGCGGCAAGTAAGGACGATAATGCTCTAGAAGAATTCTCCATTACTTTTAAAGAGGTTGATGGTGGCGCTCATATGGTCATGGGTTGGGATACGACCCGTGTTGCGGTGCCGTTGATGTGGTAA
- a CDS encoding DUF885 domain-containing protein: protein MKKLLYVLGILVIMISCKGEQQVTTTSDANGAIDSLFTEFYSFKKSINPIEATKAGYQKYNDTVANYISDDYQLHLKDRYTYFLDALSQYDSLSLSSENWMSLKVMEWDCSIKLEGLMNPITTIASPIYDLPSFELMPLFQIQSLHLYMAQLGAGSSVQPFKTEKDYSNWLKRLEDYLVFLDTCITKMEESVEQDVVLPKVLTLKMLPQVRSFIDVPLEDNLFYTPVLNIPETISDARQEAIVKAYDSFISDKLVPKYKELHSFLRHTYLPACRETDGIGDLPNGADTYNYLIRLHTTTKLTAEEIHDLGLKEVARIRGEMEKVKAEIGFKGDLKSFFEFIRANEDLKPFKKPEEVIANFNAIKERIYIRLDSVFTTKPKAGFEVRRTEAFREASASAEYVPGSKDGVRPGTFYVPIPNVAEFNTLQNEALFLHEAVPGHHYQLSLQQENTNLPEFLHPESMGVFVEGWALYAESLGKELGLYEDPYQYFGMLSMEMHRAIRLVVDTGIHAKGWTREEAIAYSLNNEAESKEGVISEIERYMATPGQALSYKIGQLKIQELRVKSQKELGAKFDIRLFHDQVLNSGSLPLVLLEKKINTWINNMK, encoded by the coding sequence ATGAAAAAACTACTATATGTTCTTGGTATCCTTGTTATCATGATTTCTTGTAAAGGTGAGCAACAGGTAACTACCACATCGGATGCCAACGGTGCTATTGATAGCCTGTTCACAGAGTTTTATTCCTTTAAGAAAAGTATTAACCCCATAGAAGCTACGAAAGCGGGGTATCAGAAATATAACGACACTGTTGCCAACTATATTTCTGATGATTATCAATTGCACTTAAAAGACCGATACACGTATTTTCTAGATGCCCTTTCTCAGTATGACTCCTTAAGTTTGAGTTCTGAGAACTGGATGAGCCTCAAGGTGATGGAGTGGGACTGTAGTATTAAATTAGAGGGTTTAATGAACCCAATAACCACGATTGCCTCTCCTATCTATGACCTCCCTAGTTTTGAATTAATGCCTTTATTTCAGATTCAATCGCTGCATTTATATATGGCGCAGTTGGGTGCAGGTTCAAGTGTACAGCCTTTTAAAACGGAAAAAGATTATAGCAATTGGTTGAAACGTTTAGAGGACTATTTGGTTTTTCTGGATACCTGTATCACCAAGATGGAAGAAAGTGTGGAGCAGGATGTCGTTTTGCCAAAAGTACTTACTTTGAAGATGCTCCCTCAGGTTCGGTCCTTCATCGATGTACCTCTAGAGGATAATTTATTCTATACGCCCGTGCTGAACATCCCTGAAACTATTTCAGATGCAAGGCAAGAGGCTATAGTAAAAGCGTATGACTCCTTTATTTCCGATAAACTTGTGCCAAAATATAAAGAACTCCACAGTTTTTTAAGACATACGTATTTGCCTGCCTGTAGAGAAACGGATGGAATAGGAGATTTACCCAATGGAGCGGATACCTATAACTATTTAATACGTTTACACACCACGACTAAACTAACCGCCGAGGAGATACATGATTTAGGCCTAAAAGAAGTGGCCCGAATCAGGGGAGAGATGGAAAAGGTAAAAGCTGAAATAGGATTTAAAGGTGATTTGAAATCATTTTTTGAGTTCATCAGGGCTAACGAAGATTTAAAACCTTTTAAGAAACCAGAGGAGGTAATCGCTAATTTCAATGCGATTAAGGAGCGAATTTATATCCGGCTGGATTCCGTCTTTACAACTAAACCAAAAGCAGGTTTTGAAGTAAGAAGGACAGAAGCGTTTAGAGAAGCTTCTGCCAGTGCGGAATATGTGCCTGGATCCAAGGACGGTGTTAGACCAGGTACGTTTTATGTACCTATTCCCAACGTGGCAGAATTCAATACCCTCCAGAACGAAGCTTTGTTTCTTCATGAGGCCGTTCCGGGGCATCATTACCAATTATCACTTCAGCAGGAAAATACGAATTTACCCGAGTTTTTGCATCCAGAAAGTATGGGCGTATTTGTAGAAGGATGGGCACTGTATGCGGAATCTTTGGGTAAAGAATTGGGATTATATGAAGACCCCTATCAATATTTTGGAATGCTAAGTATGGAAATGCACAGGGCCATTAGACTAGTGGTGGATACGGGTATACATGCAAAGGGATGGACTAGGGAAGAGGCCATAGCCTACTCCTTGAATAACGAGGCGGAATCCAAAGAGGGAGTCATTTCTGAAATAGAACGCTATATGGCGACTCCGGGCCAAGCGTTATCCTACAAAATAGGACAACTTAAAATACAGGAATTAAGAGTAAAGTCTCAGAAAGAACTGGGAGCTAAATTCGATATTAGACTTTTCCATGACCAAGTACTTAATTCTGGTAGCTTACCTTTAGTATTGCTAGAGAAAAAAATCAATACATGGATCAATAACATGAAGTGA
- a CDS encoding NYN domain-containing protein — protein sequence MDLNLAVLIDGDNIPSAYVKEMMEEIAKYGNPTIKRIYGDWTNPRLGKWKNVLLENAITPIQQYGYTQGKNATDSAMIIDAMDILYSGKVNGFCIVSSDSDFTRLATRLREAGMQVFGIGERKTPNPFIVACDKFIYIEILKSQAEESAGTGGEKSTTANRVDKITPKELKFISNTIDDLADDDGWAFLGDVGSLLQKKQPNFDARNYGFQKLTPLINSIPNFEIERREDSKGRNKLIYVKIKEKKKNRSTR from the coding sequence ATGGATTTAAATCTAGCAGTGTTAATAGATGGTGACAATATACCATCGGCCTATGTGAAGGAAATGATGGAAGAGATAGCCAAATACGGTAACCCTACCATTAAAAGAATTTATGGTGATTGGACCAATCCTCGCTTGGGAAAATGGAAGAACGTACTACTGGAAAATGCCATAACGCCCATACAACAATACGGCTATACACAGGGTAAGAATGCAACGGATTCTGCCATGATTATCGACGCTATGGATATATTATACTCCGGAAAAGTCAATGGTTTTTGTATCGTAAGCAGCGACAGTGATTTCACACGTTTGGCCACTAGGTTAAGGGAAGCTGGTATGCAAGTATTCGGAATCGGGGAGCGTAAGACTCCTAACCCGTTTATTGTCGCTTGTGATAAGTTTATTTATATCGAAATTTTAAAAAGTCAGGCAGAAGAATCTGCTGGAACGGGGGGTGAAAAATCTACTACGGCTAATAGGGTGGACAAGATTACGCCTAAGGAACTTAAGTTTATCTCCAATACCATCGATGATTTGGCAGATGATGACGGTTGGGCATTTTTGGGGGATGTGGGTAGTTTGTTGCAAAAGAAACAGCCCAACTTTGATGCGCGTAATTATGGCTTTCAAAAATTAACACCACTAATAAACTCCATCCCGAATTTTGAGATAGAGCGGAGAGAGGATTCCAAGGGAAGAAATAAACTTATTTATGTTAAGATAAAGGAGAAGAAAAAGAATCGTTCTACAAGATAA
- a CDS encoding MFS transporter → MPNIFQKQLIDPAKSPIFYGYVIVVIGTIGIYCSIPGQTIGVSVFTDPVKDALGLSRNQFSNAYMIGTIASSLVIGRAGVWFDRYGAKYVAFFAALTLGITLFLCSWSAKMSECLRALLATDSWVVSFSLITVLFFILRFAGQGVLTMASRNVIMIWFDKNRGKVNAFSSVALSFGFSSSPLWINGLIEGYGWESTWQFLAVGLLFFSVIIFIFYKVSPEKHGLLPDGADTLSVDAEEQITVRQQFTLQEAKKKRAFWMYGLTLAFNSFFITGLTFHVVSIFDSEGFSKQDAISIFLPGSVVAVTVSTIFNFLSDYLPLKLYLYLMLFGGFLASLGFLLLSTSAGVPMLIAGFGILGGFFAVLNAVAWPRFFGRTHLGSITGKIMSFLILASALAPSIFSLCLSTFGSYRLVGYLGIGFLTFLAIGSLKADNPQ, encoded by the coding sequence ATGCCCAACATATTTCAAAAACAACTAATAGACCCGGCAAAAAGCCCCATTTTTTACGGATACGTTATCGTGGTCATAGGAACAATCGGAATATACTGTAGTATACCGGGGCAAACTATTGGGGTTTCTGTATTTACCGATCCTGTAAAAGATGCGCTAGGTCTTTCTAGAAACCAGTTCAGTAACGCCTATATGATAGGTACCATAGCAAGTTCTTTGGTAATAGGTAGAGCCGGTGTTTGGTTTGATCGTTATGGAGCAAAGTATGTTGCTTTTTTTGCCGCCCTTACCCTTGGGATTACACTGTTTCTTTGTTCATGGTCCGCAAAGATGAGTGAGTGCTTAAGAGCACTATTAGCAACGGATTCTTGGGTGGTTTCCTTTAGTTTGATAACGGTATTGTTTTTTATACTACGTTTTGCCGGTCAAGGTGTACTTACTATGGCCTCTAGAAACGTGATCATGATTTGGTTCGATAAGAATAGAGGAAAGGTCAATGCATTCAGTAGTGTTGCACTTTCTTTCGGTTTTTCTTCCTCTCCCTTATGGATTAATGGCTTAATAGAGGGTTATGGGTGGGAATCAACATGGCAATTTTTAGCTGTGGGGTTGTTGTTCTTTAGTGTCATCATCTTTATTTTCTATAAGGTGTCCCCTGAGAAACATGGATTACTGCCCGACGGAGCGGATACTCTTTCCGTAGATGCTGAAGAGCAGATAACGGTGCGGCAGCAGTTTACCTTACAAGAGGCTAAAAAGAAAAGAGCTTTTTGGATGTATGGCCTTACATTGGCTTTCAATAGTTTTTTTATTACCGGACTCACGTTTCATGTAGTCTCTATTTTCGATAGTGAGGGTTTTTCAAAGCAAGATGCCATTTCCATTTTCCTACCAGGTTCGGTGGTGGCCGTAACCGTTTCTACCATCTTCAATTTTTTGAGTGACTACCTTCCACTAAAGTTGTATTTGTATCTGATGCTTTTTGGAGGTTTCCTGGCGTCCTTAGGATTTTTGTTGTTATCCACCTCGGCCGGTGTTCCTATGCTTATTGCTGGTTTTGGTATTTTGGGCGGATTTTTCGCCGTCTTGAACGCGGTAGCGTGGCCCCGTTTTTTCGGGAGGACGCACTTAGGAAGTATAACAGGGAAAATCATGAGTTTCTTAATATTAGCTAGTGCTTTAGCCCCAAGTATTTTTAGTCTTTGTCTCTCTACATTCGGTTCGTATAGATTGGTAGGGTATTTAGGAATCGGTTTTTTGACTTTTTTAGCGATTGGTTCCTTAAAGGCCGATAATCCGCAATAA
- a CDS encoding OmpA family protein, protein MNYRWCFLMVSFISALGYAQKSNSENLVQNPSFENFVNCPQKLGNLENDVLHWKSPTMGSTDYFNGCSQAMGTPKNFNGEQPADFGVGYVGLYFYAPEDYREYVQASLVQTLQEGVRYKVSFYVSLAERSDFAIKEFGIQFTAHPVAVASRKVLSRMHLSKIRGDISNYFEIKYSDFYSDKKDWVLVEKEFVANGTENYMIIGNFKNNKRTQKFRTKRNITQGSYYYLDMVTVETVNGDSSTSKDKENKVVFELDKTNTFKNVLFDFDKTVLIPSSRKELKEIRSYLANNPSLKILIYGHTDAIGSKAYNVLLSENRAKAVAQYLIHKGIAADRITYKGFGSAKPINENRTSAGRKTNRRVEFVISY, encoded by the coding sequence ATGAACTACAGGTGGTGCTTTTTAATGGTCTCTTTTATCAGTGCCCTGGGATATGCCCAAAAAAGTAATTCTGAAAACCTAGTTCAAAACCCAAGCTTTGAAAATTTTGTGAATTGTCCGCAAAAACTGGGGAATTTGGAGAATGACGTACTTCATTGGAAATCACCCACCATGGGTTCTACCGATTATTTCAATGGCTGTAGCCAAGCCATGGGTACGCCTAAAAATTTTAATGGGGAACAACCCGCAGATTTTGGTGTGGGTTACGTAGGGCTTTACTTCTATGCGCCCGAAGATTACCGGGAATACGTACAGGCGAGTTTGGTACAGACGCTACAAGAAGGGGTGCGCTATAAAGTGTCTTTTTATGTAAGCTTGGCAGAGCGTTCCGATTTTGCCATCAAAGAATTTGGTATTCAGTTTACAGCGCATCCGGTTGCGGTTGCTAGTAGAAAAGTGCTCTCTAGAATGCACCTCTCAAAGATACGGGGAGATATCTCTAATTATTTCGAAATTAAATATTCCGATTTCTATTCGGACAAAAAAGATTGGGTCTTAGTGGAAAAGGAATTTGTGGCCAATGGGACCGAGAATTATATGATTATCGGAAATTTTAAAAATAACAAACGTACCCAAAAATTCCGTACGAAAAGAAATATTACCCAAGGCTCATATTACTATCTGGATATGGTAACCGTTGAAACCGTAAATGGGGACAGTAGTACATCAAAGGATAAGGAAAATAAGGTGGTATTTGAACTGGACAAAACAAATACCTTTAAAAACGTACTCTTCGATTTCGATAAGACCGTGCTGATACCATCATCACGAAAAGAACTCAAAGAAATAAGGAGCTATTTGGCCAACAACCCATCGCTGAAAATTCTGATTTACGGCCATACGGATGCTATTGGCTCCAAGGCCTATAATGTTTTATTGTCCGAGAATAGGGCAAAGGCCGTTGCCCAATATTTAATACATAAGGGTATCGCTGCGGATAGGATTACCTACAAAGGTTTTGGAAGCGCAAAACCAATTAACGAGAATAGGACCAGCGCTGGTAGAAAAACAAATAGACGCGTGGAGTTTGTCATTTCCTATTGA
- a CDS encoding TonB-dependent receptor, protein MYKSIKISIALLFFGTQFVVAQDDKTDDIGTETVTVTKAYTPTVSDAFKIKSVPNLNDSIVLQKKKIEYSIFSVPVASTFTPSKGTASRVEKTPPPVLFNSFASAGGGNPANIMAQFYTSHEIDRESNYTIALDHNSSRGDIDGLQLDNIFSNTNLDASFKKRDRDLDWGADIGVKHQLYNWYGLPEGVYDQATADGIDERQNYFMAEAAGHINVDDSFFKRADLKYRRFWDVVGSGENRAIFNTGFEFPLNEEYLGIKAKVDYVGGSFENANVNNANNDAGIAYSNLQVGINPSLTMLRDDLALNLGVNLVYGMDLENSEGNFYIYPAVTASYRLLEETVIAYGGVVGELRQNSYYDFVDENPFVSPTLTIAPTDSQYNAYIGLKGQLLPNLSYNIKGSYTAENNSPLFKLNPQNNFRDDEKGYYFGNSFEVFYDDIKTIGIFGELNVDVNRNFTLGINAEVYDYNTETDNPAWNLPNLTGSLFMDYQIGEKWYMGANLFFVGEREDFSTVVVQNVAQSDFPATLITLDSYFDANAHVGHRLNDQLSIFVKAANIANNNYQRWANYPVQGFQVLGGATYKFDF, encoded by the coding sequence ATGTACAAAAGCATAAAAATAAGTATTGCGCTATTGTTTTTTGGAACGCAGTTTGTTGTTGCACAGGATGATAAGACCGATGATATAGGCACGGAGACCGTTACGGTCACCAAAGCTTATACTCCTACGGTTTCGGATGCATTTAAAATTAAGTCCGTACCTAACTTGAACGACTCCATAGTCTTGCAAAAGAAGAAAATAGAGTACAGCATATTTTCGGTACCGGTAGCATCGACGTTTACCCCTTCTAAGGGAACGGCTTCAAGGGTGGAGAAAACACCGCCCCCAGTACTTTTTAATTCTTTTGCTTCCGCAGGTGGTGGAAATCCCGCAAATATTATGGCGCAATTTTATACGAGCCATGAGATTGACAGGGAGTCTAATTATACTATTGCGTTGGACCATAATAGCTCAAGGGGCGATATTGATGGTTTGCAATTGGATAACATTTTTTCCAATACCAATTTGGATGCCTCTTTTAAGAAACGTGACCGTGATTTGGACTGGGGTGCCGATATTGGGGTGAAACATCAGCTCTATAACTGGTACGGTTTGCCCGAGGGTGTTTATGATCAGGCTACGGCAGACGGAATCGATGAGCGACAGAATTACTTTATGGCAGAAGCTGCGGGACATATCAACGTGGATGATTCTTTTTTTAAGCGAGCGGACCTTAAATACCGCAGGTTTTGGGACGTGGTGGGTTCTGGTGAGAACAGGGCCATTTTTAATACCGGTTTCGAGTTTCCACTAAACGAGGAGTACTTAGGCATAAAAGCAAAAGTAGATTACGTAGGTGGAAGCTTTGAGAATGCTAATGTAAATAACGCCAATAACGATGCGGGGATAGCCTATAGTAATTTGCAGGTTGGTATCAATCCTAGTCTAACCATGTTACGGGATGACCTTGCCCTAAATCTTGGGGTGAATCTTGTTTACGGAATGGATTTGGAGAACAGTGAGGGTAATTTCTATATCTATCCGGCGGTTACGGCTTCGTACAGACTGCTAGAGGAAACCGTTATTGCCTATGGGGGCGTAGTAGGGGAGTTGCGCCAAAATTCCTACTATGATTTTGTCGATGAAAACCCTTTTGTGTCACCAACTTTAACTATTGCTCCAACCGATAGTCAATACAATGCATATATTGGCCTCAAAGGACAATTATTACCTAACCTTAGTTATAATATCAAAGGTTCCTACACGGCTGAAAACAATAGCCCCTTATTCAAATTGAACCCGCAGAATAACTTCAGGGATGATGAAAAAGGATATTATTTTGGTAACTCTTTTGAAGTGTTCTATGATGACATTAAAACCATCGGTATTTTCGGAGAGTTGAATGTTGACGTTAATCGCAACTTTACCTTGGGAATAAATGCCGAAGTCTACGATTATAATACCGAGACGGATAACCCCGCATGGAACCTGCCCAACTTAACAGGTTCCCTGTTCATGGATTATCAGATAGGTGAAAAATGGTACATGGGGGCAAACCTCTTCTTTGTCGGGGAACGTGAAGATTTTTCCACCGTCGTGGTGCAAAATGTAGCGCAATCGGATTTTCCGGCAACCCTGATTACGTTAGATAGTTATTTTGATGCTAATGCTCATGTAGGGCATCGCTTGAACGACCAATTGTCCATCTTCGTAAAGGCGGCCAATATTGCCAATAATAATTATCAGCGTTGGGCGAACTATCCGGTACAGGGTTTTCAGGTTCTAGGCGGAGCTACCTATAAGTTCGATTTTTAA